The sequence below is a genomic window from Flagellimonas marinaquae.
CTGTTGGCCGCCAATGCGGAAAGGGATTCCATAAAATACATGCAGATAAAATTTATGGAAAACCACAAGGATCAAGAGTTCTTGGGTGTAATTTCCGGGGTTACCGAATGGGGCATATATGTGGAAATAATTGAAAATAAATGTGAGGGTATGATCCGTATCCGGGACATTAAAGATGATTATTATGTTTTTGATGAACGCCAATATGCCATAATCGGAGAAAGGACCAAACGAATGTACCAATTGGGAGATGAGGTATATGTGATGGTGAAGAGTACCGATCTTGTAAAACGGCATTTGGATTTTTCGTTGTTAGGCAAAAAGAAATAATACTATTTTGGAACAGAATTTGTTATTCTATTGATAACCAAATTTTTATAACATGAGATTATTTGCGATTGTTATTATATTTCTGTCCTTTCAATTTATTGAAGCTCAGGACGCCACCATAACCCAAGACCTACAAAAGTTCACTGAAGTAAAGGGGTTCGATGGAATTTCCATCAACTTGATAAGATCCAACGAAAACAAAGCGGTGATTACAGGTGCCAATACCAAGAATGTCGCCATAGTCAATAATAATGGTGTACTTAAAATTAGGATGGAAATCGTAAAGATCTTTAGTGGTTATAGAACTTATGTAGATCTCTACCACTCCGAGGAATTGGTGGTAATAGATGTTAACGAGGATGCGAGAATTTCGTCCGATGATACTTATATCCAAGATGTATTGGAACTTAAAGCTCAAGAAGGCGGTGAATTGGAAATTAATTGCGAAGTGGACCAATTGTTGATCAAATCCATATCCGGGGGAGAGATCATTGTTGGAGGATTTTCCAACACACAAGATGTGATCATCAACACAGGTGGATCCTATCAAGGAAAATCGTTTAAGACAAAATTTACCACAATAAACGTAAATGCGGGCGGAAATGCCGAAATTTATGCATCGGATTACGTAAAGGCCAATGTAAAGGCCGGAGGCGAAGTACTAGTGTACGGAAATCCAAAAAAAATGGATGAACACACCCTTTTCGGTGGTAAAATAAAAAGAATCAAATAATAATGATTGACGATATCCAAGCAGCGATTCCCTTAGGATTTTTGCTCAGCTTTATGATCGGTCCCGTTTTCTTTGTTTTATTGGAAACCAGTGCCACAAAAGGTTTTAGAGCGGGAGTAAGTCTGGATATTGGGGTTATAGTTGCGGATATTGTTTTTTTAATCATTGCCTACTTCAGTAGTTTCCAATTGTTGGAAAACCTAAGTAACGAGCCGGGACTGTTCGTATTTGGAGGAATGATTCTTTTGGTGTACGGAATTTATCTGTTCGTTAAAAAAGCCAAGAAAAAATCTAATGTAAAAGCTTCCAAGGGTACCTATTTGGGGTTAATTGTAAAAGGATTTTTATTGAATTTCATCAATATCGGTGTTCTAGCATTTTGGCTCGGTTTAATTATTGTTGTAGGACCAAGTTTAGAGAACAATCCAAATCGAATGTTGGTATTTTTTAGTACGGTGATCTTAGTGTATTTCGCGACCGATCTTATAAAAATTATATTGGCCAAACAGTTAAAGCGTTATTTGACCCAAGACCGTATTGTAGTCATAAAAAAAGGATTAGGTATTGTTTTGATCATTTGTGGCATTGTTTTGATCAGCAAAGGATTCCTGCCCAAAGAAAAATTCGATATTAAAGAAGGAATAGAAAAGATCAGTTAAAAAAAACCCAGCACAAAGTACTGGGTTTTGAGGCATCGAGCGGATTCGAACCGCTGTACAAGCTTTTGCAGAGCTCTGCCTAGCCACTCGGCCACGATGCCGATTAAGAGTGCAAATGTACTATTTTTTTTAGCTTACCCAAACGATTATTATTGTCTTTGAGAGTTTAAAATAACGGCCACGCTTTCCACATCTCCACCTATTGGGGGATTAATTTTAGCTACTTCCACTTCTACCTGGGTTACTTGTGGCAATTCCAAAAAGATACGGTCTATAATACGTTTGGCAACGTGTTCCAAAAGGTTGGAACGCACCAACATTTCATCTTTTATAATATTGTTGAGGTGAACGTAATCCACGGTTTCGGTCAATATATCGGAATCTGCCGGTTTGGAAAGGTCGGAGGTTACCTCCAAATCTACACGGTAATCGCTTCCGATCAACATTTCTTCTTTTAAACAACCGTGGTTGGAATGTATTCTAACGTTTTTTAATCTTATTTTTCCCAAAACTGTGATTTAAGAATGGGCAAAAATAGGACAAAACGGTTAAATCAATACATACATCTACAGTTACTGATTCCCTGGAACAGATCCATACCCACGGTGAGGACGTGCGTACCTGTACTATATCCCAAAATTTCGTTGGTAATTACCTGATAGGAATACCCAAAATAGAAGTTACTCTTTTTAAAACCTGCCAAAGGTGCAATATAAAGCGGTTCTCCCAATTGGTCGTTCAAAAAGCGATAGGTAAGTCCTACGTAGTAATAGTCTTCAAAATCGCGAAAACGGAATTTGGCATTTAAATCCGTAACCGAACGTCCATCACTTTCAAACCATTGAAAAAATACGGAAGGTTCTATTTCCAATTTACTGTTTTTACTTTTGGAAAAACTATATCCTGAATACAGGTAATAGTTTCTAAGCTTATTGGGTTCTATCCGTATAATATCTGTATTGAAATTGGATAGATCTTTATTGAGGACGTTTCCGGCATTTGCACTAAAGAAAAATTTATCGTACCGATATAAAAACCCAATATCAAAGTTATGATTTGTTGTGGCTTTATCGTCTGTAGGCAACTGACCATTGTTTTC
It includes:
- a CDS encoding type IX secretion system membrane protein PorP/SprF, encoding MLKKVYSTILLVSLSLCAKGQELTVPQLSQYIADNPFLMSPTYAGIGDHIKVRLNGLTQWVGIEDAPDTQTLAADARIGNRSGVGMLLYNDSNGFTRQRGARVSFAHHLTLDRYDDIFLSFGLSYNFNQFRIDVEQFEENNGQLPTDDKATTNHNFDIGFLYRYDKFFFSANAGNVLNKDLSNFNTDIIRIEPNKLRNYYLYSGYSFSKSKNSKLEIEPSVFFQWFESDGRSVTDLNAKFRFRDFEDYYYVGLTYRFLNDQLGEPLYIAPLAGFKKSNFYFGYSYQVITNEILGYSTGTHVLTVGMDLFQGISNCRCMY
- a CDS encoding LysE family translocator yields the protein MIDDIQAAIPLGFLLSFMIGPVFFVLLETSATKGFRAGVSLDIGVIVADIVFLIIAYFSSFQLLENLSNEPGLFVFGGMILLVYGIYLFVKKAKKKSNVKASKGTYLGLIVKGFLLNFINIGVLAFWLGLIIVVGPSLENNPNRMLVFFSTVILVYFATDLIKIILAKQLKRYLTQDRIVVIKKGLGIVLIICGIVLISKGFLPKEKFDIKEGIEKIS
- a CDS encoding head GIN domain-containing protein yields the protein MRLFAIVIIFLSFQFIEAQDATITQDLQKFTEVKGFDGISINLIRSNENKAVITGANTKNVAIVNNNGVLKIRMEIVKIFSGYRTYVDLYHSEELVVIDVNEDARISSDDTYIQDVLELKAQEGGELEINCEVDQLLIKSISGGEIIVGGFSNTQDVIINTGGSYQGKSFKTKFTTINVNAGGNAEIYASDYVKANVKAGGEVLVYGNPKKMDEHTLFGGKIKRIK
- the folB gene encoding dihydroneopterin aldolase; the encoded protein is MGKIRLKNVRIHSNHGCLKEEMLIGSDYRVDLEVTSDLSKPADSDILTETVDYVHLNNIIKDEMLVRSNLLEHVAKRIIDRIFLELPQVTQVEVEVAKINPPIGGDVESVAVILNSQRQ